One Paroedura picta isolate Pp20150507F chromosome 16, Ppicta_v3.0, whole genome shotgun sequence genomic region harbors:
- the PRR15L gene encoding proline-rich protein 15-like protein, with translation MAENNYSWWKLTFLRKKKSTPKVLYESPDIYDVAGNENQQEVTPGDGGGDGTGEQKFNARLEKIVDKSTKGKHVKVSNSGRFKEKKKVRSMLSENPNLFVDSPQDEK, from the coding sequence ATGGCGGAAAACAATTACAGCTGGTGGAAACTGACCTTCCTCCGGAAGAAGAAATCCACCCCGAAAGTCCTGTACGAAAGCCCCGATATCTATGACGTCGCCGGCAATGAAAACCAACAAGAAGTTACGCCGGGGGACGGTGGCGGCGACGGAACGGGGGAACAGAAATTCAACGCCCGGCTAGAGAAGATTGTTGACAAAAGCACCAAAGGCAAACACGTCAAGGTCTCCAACTCAGGGCGcttcaaggaaaagaagaaagtcaGGTCCATGTTATCGGAAAACCCCAATCTCTTTGTTGACAGTCCACAGGACGAGAAATGA